A region of Micromonospora chokoriensis DNA encodes the following proteins:
- a CDS encoding GNAT family N-acetyltransferase: MINGGHLDRQGRRITLRPVDDDNWRAVADVAPRDEQRRFVAALGARYLLLSTRSEVWNSLAVYADETVVGHVMWGVDDDGSHWIGGMLIDAAEQTRGVGRAAVRTLADWLSTREGNPPVRLSYHPDNTQAAALYTSLGFHPTGEVDDEELITELRP, encoded by the coding sequence ATGATCAATGGTGGACACCTGGACCGGCAGGGGCGCCGAATCACGCTCCGGCCGGTCGACGACGACAACTGGCGGGCGGTCGCCGATGTCGCCCCGCGCGACGAGCAACGCCGCTTCGTGGCCGCCCTGGGCGCGCGTTACCTGCTGCTGAGCACCCGTTCCGAGGTGTGGAACTCCCTGGCCGTCTATGCCGACGAGACCGTTGTCGGGCACGTCATGTGGGGTGTGGACGACGACGGCTCGCACTGGATCGGCGGCATGCTGATCGACGCCGCCGAGCAGACCCGCGGTGTGGGCAGGGCAGCGGTGCGGACCTTGGCCGACTGGCTGTCCACCCGGGAGGGCAACCCCCCGGTCCGTCTCTCCTACCACCCCGACAACACCCAGGCCGCCGCCCTCTACACCTCCCTGGGCTTCCACCCCACCGGCGAGGTCGACGACGAAGAGTTGATCACCGAACTCCGCCCCTGA